A DNA window from Bacteroides cellulosilyticus contains the following coding sequences:
- a CDS encoding DUF4313 domain-containing protein produces the protein MEIQFVIVRSENAEYLCHNVNGTYVDVSDPSTEFVSGEDDFRLVEPDSSLTRKEYEFRGERFYLMPQFYGNGWLALTLQSVEDETEYIVLSVNLESMDALDLPDRTFIDVNHYPDAMEFLETNNLATYSGYKRRSGFVEYPMAVLNLPLLYQHAPQIFQEANIECF, from the coding sequence ATGGAAATTCAATTTGTGATTGTTCGTTCAGAAAATGCAGAGTATTTGTGTCACAATGTAAATGGAACGTATGTGGATGTCAGCGACCCATCAACAGAATTTGTTTCTGGAGAGGATGATTTTCGCTTGGTAGAGCCGGACAGCTCCCTAACGCGGAAAGAATACGAGTTTCGTGGAGAACGCTTTTATCTCATGCCTCAATTTTATGGCAATGGCTGGTTAGCACTTACTTTGCAAAGTGTGGAAGATGAAACAGAGTATATCGTGCTATCCGTCAATTTGGAGAGCATGGATGCACTCGATTTGCCAGACCGTACATTTATTGATGTGAATCATTATCCGGATGCAATGGAGTTTCTGGAGACAAATAATTTAGCGACCTATTCAGGTTACAAGCGTAGAAGCGGATTTGTGGAATATCCAATGGCGGTATTGAATCTTCCTTTGCTTTATCAGCACGCCCCGCAGATTTTCCAAGAGGCGAATATCGAATGTTTTTAA
- a CDS encoding single-stranded DNA-binding protein yields MKKIENNFTVTGFLGKDAEIREFTNSSVARFPLAVSRQERNAEETNRISAFMNIEAWRKNENTGSFDQLTKGTMLTIEGYFKPEEWTDKVGVKHNRVVMVAVKFYPPIEKEDVPEKPVKPVKKGKK; encoded by the coding sequence ATGAAAAAGATTGAAAACAATTTCACAGTAACCGGATTCTTAGGTAAAGACGCTGAAATCCGAGAGTTCACCAACAGCAGTGTCGCACGTTTCCCATTGGCCGTAAGCCGTCAGGAAAGGAATGCCGAGGAAACCAACCGCATTTCAGCCTTTATGAATATTGAGGCTTGGCGTAAAAACGAGAATACTGGGTCATTCGACCAACTGACCAAAGGTACGATGCTCACCATTGAAGGCTACTTTAAGCCTGAAGAGTGGACCGACAAGGTCGGTGTGAAGCACAATCGTGTTGTTATGGTGGCTGTCAAGTTTTATCCTCCTATCGAAAAGGAGGATGTTCCTGAAAAGCCGGTAAAGCCCGTGAAAAAAGGCAAAAAATAA